Proteins from a genomic interval of Zingiber officinale cultivar Zhangliang chromosome 2A, Zo_v1.1, whole genome shotgun sequence:
- the LOC122042603 gene encoding uncharacterized protein YwbO-like: protein MAHSTGEKKLISIDVSSDTVCPWCFIGKQNLQKAIDSAKDRFNFEVRWHPFFLNPDAPKEGINKTDFYKQKFGASQYEAMMSRMTKIFNSLGFEYDTSGLTGSTLDSHRLITFSASQGYDKQNALVEELFLNYFCQGKYIGDRKVLLDAAQKVGIEGASELLHDPTKGIEEVNEELEKYSSRINGVPHFVINEKYKISGGQPPEVFLRAFQAAADDGSRQ from the exons ATGGCACATTCAACAGGTGAAAAGAAGCTTATCAGTATTGACGTTAGTTCCGACACTGTCTGCCCTTGGTGTTTTATTGGAAAACAGAACCTTCAAAAGGCCATAGATTCAGCAAAAGATCGATTTAACTTTGAG GTTCGGTGGCATCCATTTTTTCTCAACCCTGATGCACCCAAAGAAGGAATTAACAAGACAGACTTCTATAAACAGAAGTTTGGAGCTTCACAGTATGAGGCGATGATGTCTAGGATGACAAAG ATATTTAATAGCCTTGGATTTGAGTATGATACCTCTGGGTTAAC GGGAAGTACACTGGATAGTCACAGGCTTATAACATTTTCTGCAAGCCAAGGTTATGATAAACAAAATGCTCTTGTAGAGGAGTTGTTCCTCAACTACTTCTGTCAAGGAAAGTATATTGGAGATCG gaaagtTCTATTGGATGCTGCTCAGAAGGTTGGCATAGAAGGAGCTTCAGAATTGCTCCACGACCCAACAAAAGGGATAGAGGAG GTCAATGAAGAGCTTGAAAAGTATTCTTCTCGCATCAATGGAGTTCCCCACTTTGTG ATTAATGAAAAATACAAGATCAGCGGTGGACAGCCTCCTGAGGTGTTCCTGCGAGCATTTCAAGCAGCTGCAGATGATGGTTCCcgacaatga
- the LOC122044108 gene encoding MADS-box transcription factor 14-like yields the protein MRNKKCEGNRYQEYEKLKAKVEALRESERHLMGEQLDSLNLKDLQQLENQLDNSLKHIRLRKNQIMLDSIAEHERKEKALQEKNKNLEKQIMETQKPKALIQQDHWEQAQTSTPSPPASLMPDANPSLNIGYYEGRATMEEGGETQVRINNSMLPPWMLSHLNG from the exons ATGAGGAATAAAAAATGTGAG GGCAACCGGTATCAAGAATATGAAAAACTTAAGGCTAAGGTGGAAGCTTTAAGGGAAAGTGAAAG GCATCTAATGGGAGAACAACTTGATTCCTTAAACCTTAAAGatctccagcagctagaaaatcAACTGGACAATTCTCTGAAGCATATTCGGCTAAGGAAG AATCAAATCATGCTTGACAGTATTGCAGAGCATGAGAGAAAG GAAAAGGCACTGCAGGAGAAAAACAAGAACCTAGAGAAGCAG atCATGGAGACGCAGAAGCCAAAGGCTCTCATCCAACAAGATCATTGGGAACAAGCTCAGACAAGCACCCCCTCCCCACCAGCCTCCTTAATGCCTGATGCTAACCCTAGCTTAAATATTGG ATATTATGAAGGGAGGGCAACCATGGAAGAAGGTGGGGAGACTCAGGTTAGGATCAATAACAGCATGTTGCCACCATGGATGCTTAGCCATTTGAATGGGTAG